A genomic region of Arachis hypogaea cultivar Tifrunner chromosome 5, arahy.Tifrunner.gnm2.J5K5, whole genome shotgun sequence contains the following coding sequences:
- the LOC112800737 gene encoding soluble inorganic pyrophosphatase, translating into MANDEDSSSRNSGFSHAKLNERILSSLSRRTVAAHPWHDLEIGPGAPVVFNCVVEIGKGSKVKYELDKASGLIKVDRVLYSSVVYPHNYGFIPRTICEDSDPMDVLILMQEPVLPGSFLRARAIGLMPMIDQGEKDDKIIAVCADDPEFRHFTDIKQLAPHRLAEIRRFFEDYKKNENKKVDVEDFLPAENAIDAIKYSMDLYAAYIVESLRQ; encoded by the exons ATGGCTAACGACGAAGATTCAAGTTCAAGGAACTCAGGTTtctctcatgctaagctcaatgaGAGAATTCTTTCTTCGCTCTCACGGAGAACTGTTGCTGCCCATCCCTGGCATGACTTGGAGATTG GCCCAGGAGCTCCGGTAGTTTTCAACTGT gtggttgaaattggcaaagGTAGCAAGGTTAAGTATGAGCTGGACAAGGCAAGTGGACTTATAAAG GTTGATCGTGTTCTTTACTCGTCAGTTGTATACCCACACAACTATGGTTTTATCCCAAGGACCATTTGTGAAGACAGCGATCCAATGGACGTTCTGATTCTGATGCAG GAGCCTGTGCTACCTGGTTCCTTCCTGCGCGCTCGTGCCATTGGATTGATGCCCATGATTGACCAG GGCGAAAAGGATGACAAGATTATAGCAGTTTGTGCAGATGACCCAGAGTTTCGCCATTTTACAGACATCAAGCAACTCGCTCCACATAGGCTGGCTGAAATCAGAAGATTCTTTGAGGACT ACAAGAAGAATGAGAACAAAAAAGTTGATGTTGAAGACTTTCTCCCAGCTGAAAATGCCATTGACGCCATCAAGTACTCCAT GGATCTTTATGCTGCTTACATTGTTGAGAGCTTAAGACAGTGA
- the LOC112800739 gene encoding gamma carbonic anhydrase 1, mitochondrial has protein sequence MGTLGRAFYTVGFWIRETGQALDRLGSRLQGNYFFQEQLSRHRPLMNVFDKAPVVHRDAFVAPSASITGDVHVGHGSSIWYGCVLRGDVNNISIGSGTNIQDNTLVHVAKSNLSGKVLPTIIGDNVTVGHSAVLQGCTVEDEAFIGMGATLLDGVYIEKHAMVAAGALVRQNTRIPYGEVWGGNPARFLRKLTEDEMAFFSQSALNYSNLARAHAAENEKELDATEFEKLVRKKFARGDGEHDSVPNLSDDVLLDKSSKAS, from the exons ATGGGAACACTGGGCAGAGCTTTTTACACCGTTGGATTCTGGATCCGCGAGACTGGCCAAGCCCTTGATCGCCTTGGCTCCCGCCTCCAGGGCAATTACTTCTTCCAGGAACAAC TGTCAAGGCATCGACCTCTGATGAATGTCTTCGACAAGGCTCCTGTGGTCCACCGGGATGCTTTTGTGGCACCTAGTGCCTCCATCACCGGCGATGTTCACGTTGGCCATGGTTCTTCCATTTGGTATGGATGTGTTCTTAGAG GTGATGTTAACAACATTAGTATTGGATCTGGAACTAATATACAAGACAATACTCTTGTTCATGTTGCCAAGTCTAATTTGAGTGGAAAGGTTTTGCCAACTATCATTGGAGATAATGTCACTGTCG GACATAGTGCTGTGTTACAAGGATGCACTGTTGAGGATGAGGCATTTATTGGCATGGGCGCAACCTTGCTTGATGGTGTATATATTGAGAAGCACGCCATGGTTGCTGCTGGAGCTCTTGTCAGGCAGAACACAAGGATTCCCTATGGAGAG GTTTGGGGAGGTAATCCAGCAAGGTTTCTGAGGAAGCTCACTGAAGACGAAATGGCCTTCTTCTCACAATCTGCCTTAAATTATTCCAATTTAGCTCGGGCTCATGCAGCTGAGAATGAGAAAGAACTTGATGCAACTGAATTTGAGAAACTTGTTCGAAAGAAGTTTGCTCGTGGTGACGGGGAACATGATTCAGTGCCTAACCTTTCAGATGATGTTTTGCTAGACAAATCATCGAAGGCTTCTtag